The genomic region AAAAAGATCCGAACTACCAATCTCCTGGAACGAGTCATCAGGGAACTTCAACGGCGGAGTAAACAGATTTAGGCTTTTCCCAGCGATGCTTCGCTGCTCAGACTTGTCGGATCTATTCTTATCGATATTAAAGAGGAATGTATCACCGGTAGCCAGTATTTATCTTTGAAGAGCAAGATGATCTCTTTGGATACTGATGCAGATTTTACAGCAATATAGTGACGCGACCCTCAATAATTTATGGATTCTTGTTTATGTAGGAAAATTATGAGATATCGATATTTTTAAACATCATTTGTATTGAAGATATAAATCCAAAAGTCTGTTTGAAATAATATCTGATTTCCATCTGTTATTAGCTTTAGATTTTCCGTTTTGGGTAAATTTATCCATTAATTTTTGAGATCCGAGAACATTTGAGATGGTTAGGGCAATTAACTCAATGTCGTTTGGTTTTATAATCATACCATCTTCCGCATGAGTGATCATATATTTCACCCCCCCCACATCCGAAGCAATTACTGGAATTCCACATGCCATTGCCTCGGCTATTGCCATTGGTGTTGTCTCTTGTAACGAAGTAAGGCAAAGTAATGAAGCGTTTGCATAGATCTCTAATAATCTGTCATGTGAAATCGACCCTAAAATAAAAACATTTTCGTTGAGCTGAAATTTATCGATTAATTTTTTGAGATAGTTACAGTATTCAATATCAACAATGCTACCAGTAAATATTACTTTACAATCAAATCCTCGTTTATTTACCAAATCTACTGCTTTAATCAACGCTTCTTGGTTTTTACGTCGTGTTATAGAACCCGGGCAAATAATGATATTATCTTTTTTTTCGGTTCGTTTTATTTGAAAAAAGGATTCGGATATTGGATTTTCAATTATTATACTACGATCTTGAGAAATACCCCCAATGCTGTTAAATTCATCAATAACATAGGGGGATATAGCAATAATTCGATTAATACGATCTTTAAGCCATTTAATTCTCATGACGCTAATGGAATATGCAACATTATCGAAATTGTTTGATACAAAATTCCTCTCTTTCCAGAACATACCATGAACCGTGAGAAATGTTGTTTTTTTTAGTAAAACACTGGCAACAGCATTTTGGAGGATATGCGAGTGAATTATATCGGTTTTTTTTAATTGCAGCTGTCTTATCATTGCTTGAAAATCACCTGTAATGCTTACGGGACAATAATTTTTATAAAAATTCAATTTAATATTTGAATATTCTGGATCAATAACTGATGTTAATTTGATGTTATTCCCTTTATTTGATAGAATAGTTAAATGAACATCGTTTGTTTCCAACCTTTTATGTATTAATTTAAATCCCTGAATTGTATTAGATGCAACGCTCTCTGGTCCACCATATGGTGTGGATGGATGATAAGGAAGAGCAAGACATATATTCATTTAATCAATCCTTTATTTGTTTGAATAAATTCTATTTCTTTTCTGTAACTATCTATGTGAATATATAACTATTAACATTCAATCATGTATAATTCTCCACGTTATCAATCCAAACTTTTTAGATAGATTTGAACAATTTCCTCTACGATTTTTTCCCAGGTGAATTTGTTCCCATAATCAAGTATTTTTTCCTGGTTCCATTCTTTATTTATTGCAGATAGAATCTTCGTAGCTAAACCATTTGGGTCTGTAGATTCGATTAACATACCGTAGTCATCAGAAATTATTATCTCCGATACACCCCCGACATTTGTCCCGATAAATGGTTTCCCGCATCCAAGACATTCAAACATTACCGTCGGATTACCCTCACTAAGGCTGGGGAGAACAAATATGTCACAGGTGTTCATCCAATCAGGGAGCATTTCATTCGGCACAGGACCGAGTAATTTTACACACCCCTGAATGGATCGTTGATTTATCTGTTGAGATAATTTTTTCTTCTCAGGGCCAGCCCCCCCAATAAAACAGAGTACATCACTCCTTTGCTTATAGACAATTTCCATTGCATCGATCAGATAATTAAAACCCTTTCGTTTGATTAAATTTCCCAGAGTGAAAATTATTTTCTTGTCTAGTGGTAAACCCAATTGCTTTCTAGCTGACACAGTATCGATGGGATGAAAATCCGGAGAAAATCCATTAGGGATTGAATATATTTTAGTGTTGAATTGTTTTAAAAGAGGAATGTCTTTTTTATTTACTCGGATGAGTGCATTCGCCTCACTCCAGACCGCATTCATAAGGGGGTGGTCCATCTTAACTTCATTCGCAAGCCAATCACCATTCTCGTGAATTGTGGTTATTACTGGTGTTCCGAATTTACGTTTTAAAAGAATTCCTATATATCCGGATGGCCATGTAAAATGAGCATGAATTATGTCAAAATGAATATTTTTTTGTTTTATTGTTTTTTCAACAATTTTCATACGATTATCTATAAGTATTACAC from uncultured Methanoregula sp. harbors:
- a CDS encoding glycosyltransferase family 4 protein, whose protein sequence is MNICLALPYHPSTPYGGPESVASNTIQGFKLIHKRLETNDVHLTILSNKGNNIKLTSVIDPEYSNIKLNFYKNYCPVSITGDFQAMIRQLQLKKTDIIHSHILQNAVASVLLKKTTFLTVHGMFWKERNFVSNNFDNVAYSISVMRIKWLKDRINRIIAISPYVIDEFNSIGGISQDRSIIIENPISESFFQIKRTEKKDNIIICPGSITRRKNQEALIKAVDLVNKRGFDCKVIFTGSIVDIEYCNYLKKLIDKFQLNENVFILGSISHDRLLEIYANASLLCLTSLQETTPMAIAEAMACGIPVIASDVGGVKYMITHAEDGMIIKPNDIELIALTISNVLGSQKLMDKFTQNGKSKANNRWKSDIISNRLLDLYLQYK
- a CDS encoding glycosyltransferase, translated to MIVKKEKFQEELKDKNLLILTPSYPNRDDSLISETFVKYQVAELKQYFKKVIVIAPVFQSLGYLKRDKLCKDYSYDNVEVYYPRCIYIPIDWLSVILIDNRMKIVEKTIKQKNIHFDIIHAHFTWPSGYIGILLKRKFGTPVITTIHENGDWLANEVKMDHPLMNAVWSEANALIRVNKKDIPLLKQFNTKIYSIPNGFSPDFHPIDTVSARKQLGLPLDKKIIFTLGNLIKRKGFNYLIDAMEIVYKQRSDVLCFIGGAGPEKKKLSQQINQRSIQGCVKLLGPVPNEMLPDWMNTCDIFVLPSLSEGNPTVMFECLGCGKPFIGTNVGGVSEIIISDDYGMLIESTDPNGLATKILSAINKEWNQEKILDYGNKFTWEKIVEEIVQIYLKSLD